The proteins below come from a single Halostagnicola larsenii XH-48 genomic window:
- a CDS encoding acyltransferase, with protein MTKRHVSLPEEAEAGMREFVAEVDERLSSDEDTCSVVEDVLIDLSGDRDAYDRWQAGGSVSTAERVRLQSYDPCHTTLESEYYAEKDEEAFRRSKHLQWLWRQFDSLPIADNVEFALRFRRMLADHLFEECGDNCRFFKGISFTYGHNITIGDNTVVHDDAHLDDRGKLTIGDRVSISDGVHVYSHDHDVVDQTAVRNFHTIVEDDVRLTYDSMVRAGNKVGENAIVGARGVVQHDIPAHHIAVGMPAKSVKIKPGWESVATPIEDAGVNRQERRHLEYDLDDTLEVFDEFQRDLEPPN; from the coding sequence ATGACAAAGCGGCACGTCTCGCTTCCCGAGGAGGCAGAGGCGGGAATGCGGGAGTTCGTAGCGGAGGTCGACGAACGACTCTCGAGCGACGAAGACACGTGCAGCGTCGTCGAAGACGTTCTGATCGACCTCTCCGGGGACAGAGACGCCTACGATCGATGGCAGGCCGGCGGCTCGGTTTCGACGGCAGAGCGAGTTCGGTTACAGAGCTACGACCCGTGTCATACGACCCTCGAGAGCGAATACTACGCGGAGAAAGACGAGGAAGCCTTCCGCAGGTCGAAACACCTCCAGTGGCTCTGGCGGCAGTTCGACAGCCTCCCGATCGCGGACAACGTCGAGTTCGCGCTCCGATTCCGGCGGATGCTCGCAGATCACCTCTTCGAGGAGTGCGGGGACAACTGCCGATTCTTCAAGGGGATCTCCTTTACCTACGGCCACAACATCACGATCGGCGACAACACGGTCGTCCACGACGACGCTCACTTAGACGACAGGGGAAAACTCACCATCGGCGATCGGGTATCGATCTCCGACGGCGTCCACGTCTATAGCCACGATCACGATGTCGTCGATCAAACGGCCGTCCGTAACTTCCACACGATCGTCGAGGACGATGTTCGACTCACGTACGACTCGATGGTCCGCGCCGGCAACAAGGTCGGCGAGAACGCCATCGTCGGCGCGCGCGGCGTCGTCCAGCACGACATTCCGGCCCACCACATCGCCGTCGGCATGCCGGCAAAGAGCGTCAAGATCAAACCAGGCTGGGAGTCGGTCGCCACCCCGATCGAAGACGCCGGTGTCAACCGACAGGAACGGCGACACCTCGAGTACGACCTCGACGACACCCTCGAGGTGTTCGACGAGTTCCAGCGCGATCTCGAGCCCCCGAACTGA
- a CDS encoding aldo/keto reductase, which translates to MQYSELGDSGLEVSEVGFGAWTVGTDWWGDRSEEDAIEMLQYAVDQGVTYVDTGDVYGHGRSEEIVGRALSEVRDEVTVATKVGYDFYNNPQAGHGEIPKQMNPEYLREAVEKSLERLEMDSVDLLQLHNADVSEITPDVLELLDELEEEGKIDATGLALGPSIGWLAEGDLAIEAEFDSVQLVWNVLEQEVGDHFLETIERTGSSTSLIPRVPHSSGILNEQVTPDTELGEGDHRGFRPDAWYETGWEKLEKLRFLEQAGERTMGQAAIAWLLSHDSVASVTPTFRTKADIDEWAAASDVPKLTDEEMARVDELYENDFGIDRDDGMDSLRTSVDGADIESAGLDKLAAD; encoded by the coding sequence ATGCAATACAGCGAACTCGGTGACTCCGGCCTCGAGGTCAGCGAGGTCGGTTTCGGCGCGTGGACCGTCGGTACCGACTGGTGGGGCGACCGCTCCGAGGAGGATGCGATCGAGATGCTCCAGTACGCAGTCGATCAGGGCGTCACCTACGTCGATACGGGCGACGTCTACGGCCACGGTCGCAGCGAGGAGATCGTGGGACGAGCGCTGTCTGAGGTCCGAGACGAAGTGACGGTCGCGACCAAGGTCGGCTACGACTTCTACAACAATCCCCAGGCCGGCCACGGCGAGATTCCAAAGCAGATGAATCCCGAGTACCTCCGGGAGGCCGTCGAAAAGAGTCTCGAGCGCCTCGAGATGGACTCGGTCGACCTCCTGCAGCTTCACAACGCGGACGTCTCCGAGATCACGCCGGACGTGCTCGAACTACTGGACGAACTCGAGGAAGAGGGGAAAATCGACGCGACGGGGCTCGCGCTCGGCCCCTCGATCGGCTGGCTCGCGGAGGGCGACCTCGCCATCGAAGCGGAGTTCGACTCGGTCCAACTTGTCTGGAACGTACTTGAGCAGGAGGTCGGCGACCACTTCCTCGAGACGATCGAACGAACCGGCTCGTCGACGAGTCTCATCCCGCGGGTCCCTCACTCCTCGGGCATCCTCAACGAGCAGGTCACCCCCGACACTGAACTCGGCGAGGGCGACCACCGCGGCTTCCGTCCCGACGCCTGGTACGAAACCGGCTGGGAGAAACTCGAGAAACTGCGGTTCTTAGAGCAGGCGGGCGAGCGGACGATGGGTCAGGCCGCCATCGCGTGGTTGCTTTCGCACGATTCAGTCGCCTCCGTGACGCCAACCTTCCGCACGAAAGCCGACATCGACGAGTGGGCAGCGGCCAGCGACGTGCCGAAGCTCACCGACGAGGAGATGGCCCGCGTCGACGAACTCTACGAGAACGACTTCGGCATCGACCGCGACGACGGAATGGACTCGCTTCGAACCTCGGTCGACGGCGCGGACATCGAGTCGGCCGGACTCGATAAGCTTGCAGCTGACTAA
- a CDS encoding SDR family oxidoreductase, with the protein MNEPVRTLLTGATGSLGRELRPRLHRAGHDVRATSRSPPSETDDHAEWVTFDLKDGTGLSDAVTGIDVVVHAASAPRGDSEAVDVRGTERLLEAAATAGVSNFVYVSIVGVDEIPYSYYEHKRAAERIVERSPVPATIVRATQFHEFVFGLLDGLSWAPIWPLPIDFQMQPIETGEAAAAIVDRATLEPAGWVPPVGGPEVRTVGELARAYRDSRSARRPIVPVPVPGAIARGFRAGEATCPERTMGSVTWKQWLEKTKTDSEQ; encoded by the coding sequence ATGAATGAACCAGTTCGGACGCTCCTCACCGGTGCGACAGGCTCGCTCGGGCGGGAGTTGCGGCCTCGATTGCATCGTGCAGGTCACGACGTTCGAGCGACGAGTCGGTCGCCGCCGTCGGAAACTGATGATCACGCCGAGTGGGTTACGTTCGATCTGAAAGACGGAACGGGACTGTCGGACGCCGTCACGGGTATCGATGTCGTCGTTCACGCCGCGTCCGCCCCGCGCGGAGACAGCGAAGCGGTCGACGTTCGCGGGACTGAGAGGCTCCTCGAGGCGGCCGCCACCGCCGGCGTTTCGAACTTCGTGTACGTCTCTATCGTCGGTGTCGACGAGATTCCGTACTCGTACTACGAGCACAAGCGAGCCGCCGAACGGATCGTCGAACGGTCTCCCGTTCCCGCGACGATCGTCCGTGCCACGCAGTTTCACGAGTTCGTTTTCGGATTACTTGACGGACTCTCGTGGGCGCCGATCTGGCCGCTCCCGATCGATTTCCAGATGCAGCCGATCGAAACCGGTGAGGCAGCCGCGGCGATCGTCGACCGCGCGACGCTCGAACCGGCTGGATGGGTACCACCTGTCGGTGGTCCCGAGGTCCGAACCGTCGGCGAACTCGCTCGGGCCTATCGCGACAGTCGATCCGCGCGGCGTCCGATCGTTCCTGTCCCGGTTCCGGGCGCCATTGCTCGCGGCTTCCGGGCCGGCGAGGCGACGTGTCCAGAGCGGACCATGGGTTCGGTGACGTGGAAGCAGTGGCTCGAGAAGACGAAAACCGATTCAGAACAGTAA
- a CDS encoding bile acid:sodium symporter family protein, translating to MGVIGRLERIGAVTSTYFVVWILLGSALALYSPSTFTPLGDYISVFLGVIMLGMGLTLTPADFRRIIERPRDVFIGAAAQWVFMPVFAYLLVALLGLPRDIGVGLILLGAAPGGTASNVMTYLGRGDVALSVTITSVTTLAAPLVMPAWIVLLAGEEITVTFGAMAEEIVLIVLIPVVAGLLLRVILDRYAPAVANAGLSIFPAVSVLTIVLIVAAIVGLNVEEILTASATVFLAVIVHNALGLGAGYGAGYLTGMSTDRTRACAFEVGLQNSGLAVALAVSFFDPIAALIPALFSVWHNISGPALATAFARRTDQAVADADSASTAD from the coding sequence ATGGGCGTGATCGGACGACTCGAACGGATCGGCGCGGTTACGAGCACGTACTTCGTCGTCTGGATTCTCCTCGGCTCGGCGCTCGCGTTGTACTCTCCATCGACGTTTACGCCTCTGGGCGACTACATTTCGGTGTTTCTGGGCGTCATCATGCTCGGGATGGGCCTCACGCTTACGCCCGCGGATTTCCGTCGGATTATCGAGCGCCCTCGAGACGTTTTCATCGGTGCGGCCGCACAGTGGGTATTCATGCCGGTATTTGCCTATCTACTCGTCGCCCTTCTCGGCCTTCCGCGAGACATCGGCGTGGGGTTGATTCTGCTCGGCGCCGCACCGGGCGGAACGGCCTCGAACGTGATGACGTACCTCGGCCGCGGCGACGTTGCGCTCTCGGTGACGATCACGTCGGTGACGACTCTCGCCGCACCGCTGGTCATGCCGGCCTGGATCGTTCTGCTCGCGGGCGAGGAGATCACCGTCACCTTCGGCGCAATGGCCGAGGAAATCGTGCTGATCGTCCTGATTCCGGTCGTCGCGGGGCTCCTCCTGCGAGTCATCCTCGATCGGTACGCACCGGCGGTCGCAAACGCCGGACTCTCCATTTTTCCCGCGGTCAGCGTGCTCACGATCGTCCTCATCGTCGCGGCGATCGTCGGGCTCAACGTCGAGGAGATCCTCACCGCGAGCGCCACCGTCTTCCTCGCGGTGATCGTCCACAACGCCCTCGGACTCGGAGCCGGCTACGGTGCCGGTTATCTGACCGGCATGAGCACGGACCGAACACGTGCCTGTGCGTTCGAGGTCGGCCTCCAGAACAGCGGCCTCGCCGTCGCGCTCGCGGTGTCGTTTTTCGACCCGATCGCCGCGCTGATCCCGGCGCTGTTTAGCGTCTGGCATAACATCTCCGGGCCGGCGCTCGCGACCGCGTTCGCGCGGCGAACCGATCAGGCGGTCGCGGACGCCGATTCGGCATCGACCGCAGACTGA
- a CDS encoding NUDIX hydrolase — protein MENVTYVQKACAYITRNTGELLVFDGPGHDGRQIPKGTLESGETPREALFREVIEESGLGALNATRHLATDVWTRRRSPPKRYVRHFFHSRVHEPRDRWTHTVTDGGSEHGFEFDFYWVDPHAAGEFALDLDDYVHLLLSADATVENAGESVALSD, from the coding sequence ATGGAGAACGTTACGTACGTCCAGAAGGCCTGCGCCTACATCACCCGCAACACGGGCGAGTTGCTGGTGTTCGACGGGCCGGGACACGACGGGAGACAGATCCCGAAAGGAACCCTCGAGTCGGGAGAGACGCCTCGAGAAGCGCTATTCAGGGAGGTAATCGAGGAGAGCGGTCTCGGGGCGCTCAACGCGACTCGCCACCTCGCGACCGACGTCTGGACGCGACGGCGGTCTCCGCCAAAGCGGTACGTGCGCCACTTCTTTCACTCGAGGGTTCACGAGCCGCGCGATCGATGGACGCACACGGTGACCGACGGCGGCAGTGAACACGGGTTCGAGTTCGACTTCTACTGGGTCGACCCGCACGCTGCCGGCGAGTTCGCACTCGACCTCGACGATTACGTCCACCTCCTTCTATCGGCAGATGCCACCGTCGAGAACGCAGGCGAGAGCGTCGCGCTCTCGGATTGA
- a CDS encoding DUF402 domain-containing protein, protein MTAVRVRGIYTTALTRLLSEAGFDIVQASEPIRERFDDEFAVAPAAVAVETTRDRQGVGISGPPAAVEAVADELESLAIDTFRWESEVPEGALFDAEVLEAAGGSGAVVDLGDGRRGYLNYDDADGYVDSGDRYRLQVRDSTPPWTDDRPRVVSTREVRSGLCTLSRDRNGVSAALSGERANELVGMTDLLSTDVPDGWGLRWHHAAADADLEALGEALDRVVERAAALEDELADAPAESDAPSRLVAPRSTVWLWFGRRSRFALDEARRAVETTMPGHHRTKAADRAASSAVDFAEAVCATPAAAFGSEAESDSDVAAQFPFAAVAEQFGPLAGDRLEIGHGKPDGRLFSLGAGTVTEWDPEGKLTLERSMSAGGSYDALGTPKEDGDTAVTKFREGRWWYPTTYRADDGSTKGTYVNVCTPVELFPGTARYVDLYVDVIRPPEGNVEIVDEAELEAAVNDGLVSTALAEKARNVAEAVERALSK, encoded by the coding sequence CGGTCGCCCCCGCCGCGGTCGCCGTCGAGACGACCCGCGACAGACAGGGCGTCGGGATCTCGGGTCCGCCGGCGGCAGTCGAGGCGGTCGCCGACGAACTCGAGTCCCTCGCGATCGACACCTTTCGGTGGGAGAGCGAGGTGCCCGAGGGTGCCCTGTTCGACGCCGAAGTGCTCGAGGCCGCGGGCGGCAGCGGCGCGGTCGTCGACCTCGGCGACGGCCGTCGCGGCTATCTGAACTACGACGACGCGGACGGGTACGTCGATTCCGGCGACCGGTACCGCCTGCAGGTTCGCGACTCGACCCCGCCGTGGACCGACGACCGCCCGCGGGTCGTCTCGACCCGCGAGGTTCGCAGCGGGCTCTGTACCCTCTCTCGAGACCGGAACGGGGTTTCGGCCGCGCTCTCGGGCGAGCGCGCGAACGAACTCGTCGGCATGACTGACCTGCTCTCGACGGACGTTCCGGACGGCTGGGGGCTCCGCTGGCACCACGCCGCCGCGGACGCGGACCTCGAGGCGCTGGGCGAGGCGCTGGATCGGGTCGTCGAACGCGCCGCGGCGCTCGAGGACGAACTAGCCGACGCGCCGGCCGAATCGGATGCCCCATCACGGCTGGTCGCGCCGCGGTCGACGGTTTGGCTGTGGTTCGGCCGTCGCTCCCGGTTCGCGCTCGACGAGGCCCGCCGCGCCGTCGAGACGACGATGCCCGGCCACCACCGGACCAAGGCCGCCGACCGGGCGGCGAGTTCAGCGGTCGATTTCGCGGAGGCCGTCTGTGCCACTCCCGCGGCCGCCTTCGGCTCGGAGGCGGAGTCCGACTCGGACGTGGCGGCCCAGTTCCCGTTCGCCGCCGTCGCCGAACAGTTCGGCCCGCTCGCGGGCGATCGCCTCGAGATCGGTCACGGCAAACCCGACGGGCGACTGTTCTCGCTCGGTGCCGGCACCGTCACCGAGTGGGACCCCGAGGGAAAACTCACGCTCGAGCGCTCGATGAGCGCCGGCGGCAGCTACGACGCGCTCGGAACCCCCAAGGAGGACGGCGATACGGCCGTCACGAAGTTCCGCGAGGGCCGCTGGTGGTATCCGACGACGTACAGAGCCGATGACGGCTCGACGAAGGGCACCTACGTCAACGTCTGTACGCCGGTCGAACTCTTTCCCGGGACGGCCCGGTACGTCGACCTCTACGTCGACGTGATTCGGCCGCCCGAGGGGAACGTCGAAATCGTGGACGAGGCCGAACTCGAGGCCGCCGTCAACGATGGACTCGTTTCGACGGCGCTGGCAGAGAAAGCGCGAAACGTCGCCGAAGCCGTCGAGCGGGCGCTTTCGAAGTAA